One part of the Perognathus longimembris pacificus isolate PPM17 chromosome 10, ASM2315922v1, whole genome shotgun sequence genome encodes these proteins:
- the Kbtbd12 gene encoding kelch repeat and BTB domain-containing protein 12 isoform X1 yields MEYKIEGKENYQHGLNLLNRIKNMREFAEMIDVILIAEGEKFPCHRLVLAAFSPYFKAMFTCGLLECTQREVLLHDITAESVSVILNYMYSAALEINNTNVQTVAMAAYFMQMEEVFSVCQKYMMDHMDASNCVGIHYFANQIGAEDLSDQSKKYLYQHFAEVSLHEEILDIEVHQLLTLIKSDDLNVSREENILDLVLRWVNHNQELRTEHLVELLKQVRLELVNPCFLRQALKRNTVLLCDAGCIDIIQNAFKAIKTPQQHSANLRYGMETTSLLLCIGNNSSGIRSRHRNYGDASFCYDPVSHKTYFISSPKYADGLGMVCTGVVMENNTVVVAGEASASRLSRQKNKNVEIYRYHDRGNQFWEKLCTTEFRELYALGSIQNDLYVVGGQMKVKSQYLITNCVDKYSVDRDTWKRVSPLPFPLACHAAVTVKDKLYVIGGWTPQMDLPEEEPDILSNKLLRYDPSQDQWQELAPMQYSKYRFSAAVASGEIYVLGGIGCLGRDRGQVRKCLDVVEIYNPDGDFWREGPPMPTPLLSLRTNATSAGAVDGKLYVCGGFHGADRHEVISKEILELDPWENRWNVVAVNALMHDSYDVCLVARMNPRDLIPPPSDLVEGGEH; encoded by the exons ATGGAGTACAAGAttgagggaaaagaaaactaCCAACATGGCTTGAATTTACTGAATAGAATTAAGAACATGAGAGAATTTGCAGAAATGATTGACGTGATACTCATAGCAGAAGGGGAGAAATTTCCTTGCCACAGACTGGTTCTGGCTGCATTTAGTCCCTATTTCAAAGCTATGTTCACCTGCGGACTACTTGAATGCACTCAGAGGGAAGTCCTACTCCATGACATCACAGCAGAAAGCGTGTCGGTGATACTAAATTACATGTACAGTGCAGCTTTAGAGATCAATAACACCAATGTGCAGACTGTTGCTATGGCTGCCTATTTTATGCAGATGGAAGAAGTATTTAGTGTATGCCAAAAATATATGATGGACCACATGGATGCTTCCAACTGTGTAGGAATCCATTACTTCGCAAATCAGATCGGAGCTGAAGATTTATCTGACCAGTCAAAGAAGTACTTATATCAGCACTTTGCTGAGGTGAGCTTACATGAAGAAATACTAGACATTGAAGTACACCAGCTCCTGACACTTATTAAATCGGATGATCTAAATGTATCCAGGGAGGAAAACATTCTGGACTTGGTTCTGAGATGGGTAAATCATAACCAAGAATTGCGCACAGAGCATCTTGTTGAACTCTTGAAGCAAGTCAGGCTAGAACTTGTAAATCCTTGTTTCTTAAGACAGGCCCTAAAAAGGAACACAGTGCTTCTATGTGACGCAGGCTGCATTGACATCATTCAAAACGCATTCAAAGCCATCAAGACACCCCAGCAGCACTCCGCGAATCTTCGCTATGGCATGGAAACCACCAGTCTCCTGCTTTGCATTGGCAATAACTCTTCAGGAATCAGGTCACGACACAGGAACTATGGGGATGCCAGTTTCTGTTATGACCCTGTGTCACACAAGACCTATTTTATCTCTTCCCCCAAGTATGCGGATGGGTTAGGAATGGTGTGCACTGGTGTTGTCATGGAAAATAACACTGTTGTTGTGGCTGGTGAAGCCAGTGCCTCCAGGCTTTCTAGACAAAAGAACAAGAATGTGGAAATCTATAG GTATCATGATAGAGGAAACCAGTTTTGGGAAAAGCTGTGCACAACTGAATTTCGGGAGCTGTATGCTCTGGGCAGTATTCAGAATGACCTCTACGTGGTCGGAGGGCAGATGAAGGTGAAAAGCCAGTACCTTATTACAAACTGCGTTGATAAGTACTCCGTGGACCGGGACACCTGGAAAAGAGTATCTCCCCTGCCCTTCCCGCTGGCGTGCCATGCGGCCGTGACGGTGAAGGACAAGCTTTACGTGATTGGAGGCTGGACCCCCCAG ATGGATCTTCCAGAGGAAGAGCCTGATATATTAAGCAACAAGCTGTTGCGATATGACCCCAGCCAGGATCAATGGCAAGAGCTGGCACCCATGCAGTACTCCAAGTACCGGTTCAGCGCAGCCGTGGCCAGCGGCGAGATCTACGTTCTGG GTGGGATTGGCTGCCTGGGACGCGACAGGGGCCAGGTTCGGAAATGCCTCGATGTGGTGGAGATCTACAACCCTGATGGTGACTTCTGGCGAGAGGGCCCCCCCATGCcaactccccttctctccctccgaACCAATGCCACCAGCGCGGGAGCAGTGGACGggaagctctatgtctgtgggGGCTTCCATGGAGCAG ATCGCCACGAGGTTATCTCCAAAGAAATTCTGGAGCTGGACCCTTGGGAAAACCGGTGGAATGTGGTCGCCGTCAACGCCCTCATGCACGACAGCTATGACGTCTGCCTCGTGGCCAGGATGAACCCCCGCGACCTCATCCCGCCCCCCTCAGACCTGGTGGAGGGCGGTGAGCACTGA
- the Kbtbd12 gene encoding kelch repeat and BTB domain-containing protein 12 isoform X2, producing the protein MEYKIEGKENYQHGLNLLNRIKNMREFAEMIDVILIAEGEKFPCHRLVLAAFSPYFKAMFTCGLLECTQREVLLHDITAESVSVILNYMYSAALEINNTNVQTVAMAAYFMQMEEVFSVCQKYMMDHMDASNCVGIHYFANQIGAEDLSDQSKKYLYQHFAEVSLHEEILDIEVHQLLTLIKSDDLNVSREENILDLVLRWVNHNQELRTEHLVELLKQVRLELVNPCFLRQALKRNTVLLCDAGCIDIIQNAFKAIKTPQQHSANLRYGMETTSLLLCIGNNSSGIRSRHRNYGDASFCYDPVSHKTYFISSPKYADGLGMVCTGVVMENNTVVVAGEASASRLSRQKNKNVEIYRYHDRGNQFWEKLCTTEFRELYALGSIQNDLYVVGGQMKMDLPEEEPDILSNKLLRYDPSQDQWQELAPMQYSKYRFSAAVASGEIYVLGGIGCLGRDRGQVRKCLDVVEIYNPDGDFWREGPPMPTPLLSLRTNATSAGAVDGKLYVCGGFHGADRHEVISKEILELDPWENRWNVVAVNALMHDSYDVCLVARMNPRDLIPPPSDLVEGGEH; encoded by the exons ATGGAGTACAAGAttgagggaaaagaaaactaCCAACATGGCTTGAATTTACTGAATAGAATTAAGAACATGAGAGAATTTGCAGAAATGATTGACGTGATACTCATAGCAGAAGGGGAGAAATTTCCTTGCCACAGACTGGTTCTGGCTGCATTTAGTCCCTATTTCAAAGCTATGTTCACCTGCGGACTACTTGAATGCACTCAGAGGGAAGTCCTACTCCATGACATCACAGCAGAAAGCGTGTCGGTGATACTAAATTACATGTACAGTGCAGCTTTAGAGATCAATAACACCAATGTGCAGACTGTTGCTATGGCTGCCTATTTTATGCAGATGGAAGAAGTATTTAGTGTATGCCAAAAATATATGATGGACCACATGGATGCTTCCAACTGTGTAGGAATCCATTACTTCGCAAATCAGATCGGAGCTGAAGATTTATCTGACCAGTCAAAGAAGTACTTATATCAGCACTTTGCTGAGGTGAGCTTACATGAAGAAATACTAGACATTGAAGTACACCAGCTCCTGACACTTATTAAATCGGATGATCTAAATGTATCCAGGGAGGAAAACATTCTGGACTTGGTTCTGAGATGGGTAAATCATAACCAAGAATTGCGCACAGAGCATCTTGTTGAACTCTTGAAGCAAGTCAGGCTAGAACTTGTAAATCCTTGTTTCTTAAGACAGGCCCTAAAAAGGAACACAGTGCTTCTATGTGACGCAGGCTGCATTGACATCATTCAAAACGCATTCAAAGCCATCAAGACACCCCAGCAGCACTCCGCGAATCTTCGCTATGGCATGGAAACCACCAGTCTCCTGCTTTGCATTGGCAATAACTCTTCAGGAATCAGGTCACGACACAGGAACTATGGGGATGCCAGTTTCTGTTATGACCCTGTGTCACACAAGACCTATTTTATCTCTTCCCCCAAGTATGCGGATGGGTTAGGAATGGTGTGCACTGGTGTTGTCATGGAAAATAACACTGTTGTTGTGGCTGGTGAAGCCAGTGCCTCCAGGCTTTCTAGACAAAAGAACAAGAATGTGGAAATCTATAG GTATCATGATAGAGGAAACCAGTTTTGGGAAAAGCTGTGCACAACTGAATTTCGGGAGCTGTATGCTCTGGGCAGTATTCAGAATGACCTCTACGTGGTCGGAGGGCAGATGAAG ATGGATCTTCCAGAGGAAGAGCCTGATATATTAAGCAACAAGCTGTTGCGATATGACCCCAGCCAGGATCAATGGCAAGAGCTGGCACCCATGCAGTACTCCAAGTACCGGTTCAGCGCAGCCGTGGCCAGCGGCGAGATCTACGTTCTGG GTGGGATTGGCTGCCTGGGACGCGACAGGGGCCAGGTTCGGAAATGCCTCGATGTGGTGGAGATCTACAACCCTGATGGTGACTTCTGGCGAGAGGGCCCCCCCATGCcaactccccttctctccctccgaACCAATGCCACCAGCGCGGGAGCAGTGGACGggaagctctatgtctgtgggGGCTTCCATGGAGCAG ATCGCCACGAGGTTATCTCCAAAGAAATTCTGGAGCTGGACCCTTGGGAAAACCGGTGGAATGTGGTCGCCGTCAACGCCCTCATGCACGACAGCTATGACGTCTGCCTCGTGGCCAGGATGAACCCCCGCGACCTCATCCCGCCCCCCTCAGACCTGGTGGAGGGCGGTGAGCACTGA
- the Kbtbd12 gene encoding kelch repeat and BTB domain-containing protein 12 isoform X3, translating into MEYKIEGKENYQHGLNLLNRIKNMREFAEMIDVILIAEGEKFPCHRLVLAAFSPYFKAMFTCGLLECTQREVLLHDITAESVSVILNYMYSAALEINNTNVQTVAMAAYFMQMEEVFSVCQKYMMDHMDASNCVGIHYFANQIGAEDLSDQSKKYLYQHFAEVSLHEEILDIEVHQLLTLIKSDDLNVSREENILDLVLRWVNHNQELRTEHLVELLKQVRLELVNPCFLRQALKRNTVLLCDAGCIDIIQNAFKAIKTPQQHSANLRYGMETTSLLLCIGNNSSGIRSRHRNYGDASFCYDPVSHKTYFISSPKYADGLGMVCTGVVMENNTVVVAGEASASRLSRQKNKNVEIYRYHDRGNQFWEKLCTTEFRELYALGSIQNDLYVVGGQMKVKSQYLITNCVDKYSVDRDTWKRVSPLPFPLACHAAVTVKDKLYVIGGWTPQMDLPEEEPDILSNKLLRYDPSQDQWQELAPMQYSKYRFSAAVASGEIYVLDRHEVISKEILELDPWENRWNVVAVNALMHDSYDVCLVARMNPRDLIPPPSDLVEGGEH; encoded by the exons ATGGAGTACAAGAttgagggaaaagaaaactaCCAACATGGCTTGAATTTACTGAATAGAATTAAGAACATGAGAGAATTTGCAGAAATGATTGACGTGATACTCATAGCAGAAGGGGAGAAATTTCCTTGCCACAGACTGGTTCTGGCTGCATTTAGTCCCTATTTCAAAGCTATGTTCACCTGCGGACTACTTGAATGCACTCAGAGGGAAGTCCTACTCCATGACATCACAGCAGAAAGCGTGTCGGTGATACTAAATTACATGTACAGTGCAGCTTTAGAGATCAATAACACCAATGTGCAGACTGTTGCTATGGCTGCCTATTTTATGCAGATGGAAGAAGTATTTAGTGTATGCCAAAAATATATGATGGACCACATGGATGCTTCCAACTGTGTAGGAATCCATTACTTCGCAAATCAGATCGGAGCTGAAGATTTATCTGACCAGTCAAAGAAGTACTTATATCAGCACTTTGCTGAGGTGAGCTTACATGAAGAAATACTAGACATTGAAGTACACCAGCTCCTGACACTTATTAAATCGGATGATCTAAATGTATCCAGGGAGGAAAACATTCTGGACTTGGTTCTGAGATGGGTAAATCATAACCAAGAATTGCGCACAGAGCATCTTGTTGAACTCTTGAAGCAAGTCAGGCTAGAACTTGTAAATCCTTGTTTCTTAAGACAGGCCCTAAAAAGGAACACAGTGCTTCTATGTGACGCAGGCTGCATTGACATCATTCAAAACGCATTCAAAGCCATCAAGACACCCCAGCAGCACTCCGCGAATCTTCGCTATGGCATGGAAACCACCAGTCTCCTGCTTTGCATTGGCAATAACTCTTCAGGAATCAGGTCACGACACAGGAACTATGGGGATGCCAGTTTCTGTTATGACCCTGTGTCACACAAGACCTATTTTATCTCTTCCCCCAAGTATGCGGATGGGTTAGGAATGGTGTGCACTGGTGTTGTCATGGAAAATAACACTGTTGTTGTGGCTGGTGAAGCCAGTGCCTCCAGGCTTTCTAGACAAAAGAACAAGAATGTGGAAATCTATAG GTATCATGATAGAGGAAACCAGTTTTGGGAAAAGCTGTGCACAACTGAATTTCGGGAGCTGTATGCTCTGGGCAGTATTCAGAATGACCTCTACGTGGTCGGAGGGCAGATGAAGGTGAAAAGCCAGTACCTTATTACAAACTGCGTTGATAAGTACTCCGTGGACCGGGACACCTGGAAAAGAGTATCTCCCCTGCCCTTCCCGCTGGCGTGCCATGCGGCCGTGACGGTGAAGGACAAGCTTTACGTGATTGGAGGCTGGACCCCCCAG ATGGATCTTCCAGAGGAAGAGCCTGATATATTAAGCAACAAGCTGTTGCGATATGACCCCAGCCAGGATCAATGGCAAGAGCTGGCACCCATGCAGTACTCCAAGTACCGGTTCAGCGCAGCCGTGGCCAGCGGCGAGATCTACGTTCTGG ATCGCCACGAGGTTATCTCCAAAGAAATTCTGGAGCTGGACCCTTGGGAAAACCGGTGGAATGTGGTCGCCGTCAACGCCCTCATGCACGACAGCTATGACGTCTGCCTCGTGGCCAGGATGAACCCCCGCGACCTCATCCCGCCCCCCTCAGACCTGGTGGAGGGCGGTGAGCACTGA